The window CGAGCGCTGGACCGTGCGGCCTCGCACCGTCAGCGCGATCTCCGCGGCCCAGGGGAAAGGCTCGCCCGCCACCGTCTGGTCTTTCTCCTGAAGAGCCATCAGTCGAACCGTGATTTCCGGAAAGCGATCGACGTCCAGCTGCTTCTCGCTCAGCATCGCCTCCCGGATCTTCGCCCGATCATCCTCCCCCGGGGTCCCCAGGTCGTCCTCGATCTCGAGGGCCGCCACCCGGTCTCCCCATCGCTCCCGGTCTCCGGCGTCATCGGGCCGCAGGTCCGCCACGGGGACCGTGAGTGCGAAGCTCGTGCGCAGAGGCTGATCGGGTTCGAACAGCAGCTCGGCCTCGTAGTCGCCGGCGACGATGAAGTGGTTGTGGGCCAGGCGTGCGGCGAAACCGGTCTTGTGCGTGACCACGGCGAAGACCGAGCGTTCCGGCAGAACCTGGAAGCGTTGTGGCGCAGCCGAGTCGGTCGGCTCGGCCTGCAGGGACAGCGCTGCGATCAGGAGCGGCCACATAGAAGGTGCCTGGGGGAAGGTAGTTCAAACTTTAACCTTCTTCCCCGGTGGGGGTTCCCCACGGCGGTGCCCCCGACCCCATGTCGTTTGCCTCGGCCGCACTGCGGCAGAATCTTGCGTCCCGGAGCCGGCCGCAGCGGACGGCCCGGTGGCTGCCACCCGCACCCTCGGAGAACCCATGAAGCGATGGACCCTTGCCGTGGCCCTGACCGCGCTGTCCGGAGGATGCGCACCGGCACCTGGTGGGCCGGCGCAGGCGGCCACGACCCAAGGACAAGAAGGCCGCCGACTCGGGTACGAGTGGTCGGAAGAGGAGGTGTGGGACGCGGTGAACGCCGTGCGGGCGGGCCGCGACCTGAATCCGCCGAACTGGCCGGGTGGTGCGCGCGTGGCCGTGCTCCTCTCCTTCGACGTGGACAACGAAACCGTACAGGGGATTCGCACCGGCGACCCCACTATCGGTTCCCTGTCCCAGGGGGAGTATGGCGCGCGCGTCGCCCTGCCCCGCATCGTCGATCTCCTGGACCGCCATCAGATCCCGGCATCGTTCTTCATCCCGGCCTGGAGCATGCGCGTCAGTCCCCAGATGAAGGACGTGATCCAGCGCTCCGGCCGCCACGAGATCGCGATCCACGGCTGGATCCACGAGCTGAACACCACGCTTGACGCTCCCACCGAGGAACGCTTGCTCCAGCAGGCCATCGACTACTACACGGAGCTGCTCGGCGAGCGTCCGCTGGGGTACCGCGCACCGTCCTGGAACTTCAGCCCCAATACACTCTCCATCCTGAGAAAGCTCGGGTTCCTCTACGACTCGTCTCTCATGGCGGACGAGCGGCCCTACGAGCTCGTGGAGAGGGGTGAAGCGACGGGCCTCGTCGAGCTTCCGGTCGAGTGGATCCTGGACGACGCACCCCTCTCCAACCCGCGGGGAAACGCGTACGCCCCCCCACGTGACCTCATGCAGATCTGGATCGACGAGTTCGACAAGGCCTACGAGGAAGGCACCACGTTCACGCTGACCATGCATCCGCATATCAGCGGGCACCGGTCGCGGATCGTGGCGCTGGAAGGCCTGATCGAACACATCCGCTCGAAGCCCGGCGTCTGGTGGGGAACGCACCGCCAGGCGGTGGAGTGGGCCAAGCAGCAGGCGGGCATGGAGTAGGCGTCGGACCGCGCGGGCGGTCGGGAGCGGGGGGGCCGTGCGACCCCGCTCCCACCACCCCACCGTGGAGCTCCTGGACGCCGCGACCCTTTTGAGATGGCGCGGTGTAGATGGAGCGCGCGGATCCTCCCTGGGCCCAATCAGGGGCGACCGGACGGATCCGACACGAAGACAGGCGATGCACATCCCGACGGGTTCGGCCCCACGTGTGGCCGGGCCCTTTTCTCATGGTAACAGGGCCCCACGGGCTTCGGGCACATCGCTCACGCTTCTCGCCCTACCCCTACCATCCCGTTCACTCCGGCACCTTCCCCGCGCGTGTGAACCCACAGGGGACGCACTCGACCATTCCGGTCGGGTGCCGCGCCGTCCGTATCGGCGGCACCTCTCTTCGTGCGCGCTGCGCTCGGAGGCTGGATGTACGCGCTCGCAACGCTTCCACAAACCCCCACGCCGTCCCCCGTTTCAGGGGGCCTGAGCCTTCACCAGCTCTTCGCGTCCCTGCCCCGCGACCCGCTGTCGATCGCGGTGGTGGTGTTCTTTCTGATCTCCGTGGGAATGGTGCTGCACTATGGCCGAGACCGATCGGGAGCGGCCCCTGGCAAACCCGACGCCTAGCCCTGATCCGTCACGCCGGATCGGTCGATACCGACGCCCCGATCGGTGGCGGCCTCCACCGGAGCTCGGGCGCGCACCGGCATCCGCGCGCAACTCCGCACCGCTCCTCCCCGTCCAATTGCGAAACGGGCGCCCCCGCCCGCGCGTAGGTCGTGACGGCATGGGGGTCGCGGGACGGACGGATGAGGGATGGCAGAGCCAGGCGAACAGGGCCTCTGGGCCGAGCTGAAGCGAAGAAGCGTCGTGAAGGTCGGGGCAGCGTACGCCGCCGCGGCCTTCGTGGTGTTGCAGCTCGCCGAGATCGTCCTGCCGGCTCTCGGGCTGCCCGAGTGGTCGCTGACGCTGGTGGTGGTCCTCGCGGCGGCCGGGCTCCCCGTGGCACTGGTTCTGAGCTGGGCCTTCGATCTCACACCAGAGGGCGTGCGTCGCACCCGGTCGGACGGACAGAGCCAGCCCTTCGGCCCCCGCAGGCGCCGGATCGTACAGGGGGCGGCGCTGGCGGTGAGCGCGGCCGTTCTGGGGGCGGCGGGATGGTGGAGTGTTCGCCACCGTTCCCTGGGCCCCGACGCCCCACCCGCGTCGATCGCCGTGCTGCCCTTCATCGACCTGAGCCCACTCGGAGATCAAGCGTACCTCGGTGACGGGATGGCCGAGGAGATTCTGAACCTGCTCACGCGTCTCGACGGTCTCCGGGTGGCAGCGCGCACCTCCGCCTTCGTGTTCCGCGGACAGGAGGTGGACATCCGGGACGTAGGCGAGACCCTTTCGGTGGCACACGTCCTGGAGGGGAGCGTGCGCAAGGACCGGGACGAGATCCGCATCACGGCGCAGCTGATCGATGTGGAGACGGGCTACCACGTCTGGTCGAACACCTATCAGCGGACGTTGGACAGCGTCTTCGAGATCCAGGACGAGATCGCGCGTGTGATCGTGGAAGCGCTGCGCGGCACGCTCACCCCGCGAGACCGCGCGCGGCTCAGCCAGTCCGATGCCACCACGTCGGAGGCCTTCGAGGCCTACCTGCGGGGGCGCATGGAATGGAATCGCAGAACACCGGATGGACTGCGCGCGGCCGTCGAACACTTCGAGGCCGCGATCGCCGAGGACGCGTCCTACGCCAAGGCCCACGCGGGGCTGGCCGACGCCTGGGCGCTGCTCCCTCTGTTCGACCCCGCGGGAGTCGACGCCGAAGGCGCCTGGGTGCGCGCGGAGGCGGCGGCCGCCCGGGCATTGGCGCTCGACCCCGAGCTGGCCGAAGCACACGCCTCGCTGGGGTTGATCCATGGCTTCCGCTACCGGCTGCAGCGCGGCGTTGCTGAGCTCGAGCGCGCCATCGAACTGAACCCCGCCTATGCGCCCGCAAGGCATTGGCACTCGCTGCAGCTTTCGGAGTTGGGACGGGGAGGAGAGGCAGTGGAGGAAGCGCGGGTAGCGCACGAGCTCGATCCGCTTTCCATGCCCATTCGCACGGATCTGGGCTACGCGCTGCTGTGGGCCGGACGCGCGCTCGACGCGAAGCGCGCGTTCCAGGATGCGCTCGAGCTCTCTGCGGACTACCCACCCGCGTGGTTCGGTCTGGCGCTGGCGTCGCTCTGGACGGACGACCAGGCCGGCTTCGAGAGCGCTGCGCGGCGTTGGGCCGCCGCGAGTGCTGAGAACCAGGCGTCGCTCGCTCCGTTGCTGGAAAGGGCCGTAGCGCGTCGTGCGGGCGGACCCACGATCTCGGTGGCGGCAGAGGTGGCGGCACTGAGCCGCGCCACGGCGGGAGCGCGAGCGACACTGGCGGCTTTGGCAGGAGACACTGCCACGGCCTGGGTCTGGCTGGAGCGGTCGCGCAGCGACCGCTCCTATGCCGACCACTACCCAGCGGTCAATCCCGCTTTCGCCGCGCTGCGGACCGATGTCCGCTTCCGGGCGTTCTTGGAGCGACTGAGGGACGGGTAACGCGAGTGGGGGAGAGGGAGCCGCCGCCCGCGCCGCGGCGGCTCCGTGACGTCGACCCCTAGTTCTTCTTCAGGAAGATCTGGATGACTCCGTTCTTGGCGTCGTCACCATGGACGGTGCGCGCCGCGTCGCCCTTGATCACCTCGACGCGGTCGATCCGGTCTGGAGACAGCTTGGCCAATACGTCCTTGGCGCTGCCGTCCACGCGCTCACCGTCGATCAGGACGAGGGGGCCGTTCTCGGTGTCGAGACCGGGAGGGGGAACTCCAGACGCGGGTCCGACTCACGGGCTTCGTAGAGGAAAGGACGCCCCTCTGTGTCGAAGCGGGCGCCGATCCCTGGCAGCTTGAGCTCATCGGGAGCGAGACGCACCCGCGGCTGGACGCGCTCGCGGAACCGGAACCGTGCAACGGGCTCGGACCCATCGACTCCGTCGGCCTCCCGCAGGCGCCCCTCCAACTCCACCTGCAGCCGGTCCAGTCGCTCCTGCTCCACGCGCAGCCGCTCTTCCTGGGCGCGCAACATCTCACGCTGCGCCTCCAGCTTGTCCTGAAGCAGGCGGAGCTGTCGCTCGCTCATCCGCTCCTGCGTGAGCTCGATGCGCCCCATGGACTCCTGCACGCGTGCCAGGGACTCCTCGAGCGCCGCCTTCGCGCGCGCCTGCTCCATGAAGGCGCGCTCCCTGGCCTCCAACGCCGCCTGGCTTGCCAGCTCCGTGTCGATCTTGAGCCGCTCCAGACGGTGACGGTGTCCGCTGAACTCGACGGTCACGAAGCGCGGTGCGAACGCGAAGATGCCGACCAGGCCGGCCGTGATGGCTACCACCAACGCGACGCGGGTGTACCCACCCATGGCGTTGGCACCGCTACGCATGGCCTCCAAGCGATCGCGCAGAAACGAGCGGCGTTCCGAGAGGGCGGCGAAGGCGAACGGGAAGGACGGCGTGTCGGCCGCCATGCGCACCAGCAGATCGGCGTAGGAGCGGCGGCCTGCGCCGCGGGCCAAGACACGCTGATCACAGTCGAGCTCGACCGCGCGCCGCAACCGCAGAGCCTGCCACACCAGCGCCACGTTCCACGGCAGGGCGATGATCATCACGGTAGCCAATGCCAGCAGCCAGGGGTCCCGGGCACGCACGTGCTGCTGCTCATGCTCGAGGACGAGCGCGAGCTCCTGTGCGTGCAGATCGAGCGCCGAGCGCGGCAACACGATGTCGGGGCGGACGAGGCCGACCACGGCGGGGCCGAAGCGCCGGGACAGGCGCACGCGGCGCTCCTGGATCTCGGCCTCCGCCCAGTGCCGCCGGGCCCGCCACAGGCGCGCCACCGCGACGAGCGCCACCAGGAGCGCGACCACGCTCGACCCCACCCAGAGGGCCGCGAACACGCGCTCGGTCCATATCGCGATTCCGTTGCTGGAGACACCCTCCAGCAGCGAGGCCAGGCGCTCGGCGCTCAAGGCCGTCGCGGGCAGGGCCGCCGCGGCCTCTCGCACATCTGGCGTCGGCATCAGGCGGGGCAGGAAGGGAATGGCCACCGTCAGCGCCATGGCCGCGACCCACGCCCAGCGCCCCGGCCGCCCTTCCGCACGCAACCCCCGCTCGGCGAGCCACGCCAACACACCCAACACAGCCCCGATTCCGATCGAGGTCATCATGAACATCGTCGTCGTCATCGCTCCTCCCCCCCTCCGTCGGTCGGCGGTGTGCCGGGTTCCAGGTCGTCCACGATCTCGCGCAGCTTCTGGATCTCGTCCGCCGTCAGATCACGGTCGGAGACCAGACGCGCCACCATCAAATCGAGTGAGCCGTGAAAGACCTTGTTCAGGATGCGGGAGAGCGCTCGCGTCCCCGCGTCTTCGGGTGCCACCAGGGGCCGGTAACGATAGGCCCGCCCCTCGGCGTCGTGGGCGACGTGGCCCTTCTCCTCGAGGATCTGGAGGATCTTGAGCACCGTGGTGTAGCCCACGTCGCCCATTTCCTCGCGAACCTCGGCCACGGTTCCAGAGCCGAGCCGCCAGAGGACGCTCATCACGTCCAGCTCCCGGTCCGTGAACACGATGGGTCGGTGCTCGGTCACGCGACTCTCCCTGGTCTGCGAACGGGTCGACGCCCGGTTCAGGGGAACCGGGCTTTCTACCCTAAACTTCGTAGATAGTACGACGGAGGGAGCCGGTTGTCTACCCCCTTCTTCGTAGATCCGGCATCCGGTGCGGGACGGGGAACACCCGGGCCTTCGTAGATCCCAGGAGAGGGGGGATTGAGGGCGCTTCCCGGTCGCCCAGCCCCCCTCAGGAGGCGTCGGCTCCCGGCGTCTGGACCCCGCGCGCCAGCGAAAGCACCGCCTCGAAGATGCGGGCCACCGCCCCGGGGTCGAGCTGCTCGCTCTCCGCCCAGGTGCGGCGCGCGTCGAGGAGCGACCGCTCGCGGGCCGGATCCCGCACCGGGAGGCTCCGCCCGCCCTTGATGCGCCCCGCTCGGCGAGCGAGTTCCGCCCGTCGCGCCAGCATGCGAATGAGCTCGCGGTCCAATTCGTCGATCAGGTCCCGCGTCTCGCGAAGCTCGGGCGCCGCTTGGCCGAGGTCCGGAATCGCGAAGCCTCCCGCGGTGCGGTAGGTAGCGGGATCGGTGGCGGCCAGCTCGTCGTGCAGCCGGGCGAGCGCATCCAGGAGCTCGGCGCGCGCCTCGTCCGCGAAGGGGTTCATGCGCTCGATGGCGTAGAAGAGGTGCCCGGCGTCCGACCGCACGGAGTCGATGGTGCGGAGCATGGCGCGAAAGGACGGAGGTACGAAGCGCGAACGCTCGACGGCTTCGATGTCGAGCATACCCTTGGCCAGGAAGAACGCGAGCGCATGGGTGTAGGCCATGCCGCGATCGTGAGCTTCGGTCTCCTCTTCGATCACCTCACAGCCCAAGGAGCGGTAGAGCGCTGCCGCCTTGGAGGCCGCATCCGGATGCAGCGGGTTGGGACAGACCACCACCCGTAGCGGCCGTTCTCCCAACGCGATCGACGAGGGGCCGAACAGCGGATGGGTGCCGACCCACGAGACCGCTCTCCCGAGCGTCTCCGCCATGGCTGCCTCCATGGGTGTCCGCACGCTGCTCACGTCGATCACCAGATCGGCGCCGTCGAGCCGCGGGCGAAGCCCACGCAACACCTCGCCGAAGGAGATCACGGGAACGCAGAGAAAGACGGTGCACCCCGGTGCGAACGGCACGCGCCCCTCGCCCGGCACGAGCCCGGCCGGGATCTCGGCCTCCGGGTCGAGGGCTACCACCTCGTTTCCCGCCTCGAGAAGAAGTCCCGCCAGCGCGCGCCCGAAGCGCCCATAGCCGACCAACGTGACAGGTGCTCGCATGGATCCCATAGCAGGGGGTCACGGATGCGAGCCCAAAGTAGCGGGTGCGTCCACTCCTCCGAGAGGCCCGGCATCGTTGCGGGCACAGCCCTGCGTCGGGCCTCATGCGAGGCCCCGGGGTCGACCCCCGCGCCCCGACCCGCCAGAATTCGCCCATGGCCTTCAAGATCCGCGACGAACACGTCCGGGGAGCCCAACCGCTCCCCAGCCCAGCCCAGCTCGCTTCCGAGCTTCCCGTACCAGAGGCCGTCGAGACCCACATCGCCGCCAGCCGCGCGTGCGTGCGCGCGCTGCTGTCCGGGGACGACCCCCGTGCTCTGGTCGTGGTCGGCCCCTGCTCGGTGGACGACCCCGACTCGGCTCTCGAATACGCCCACCGACTGCGGAAGGTCGCGGACGACGTGGCCGACGCCCTGTTCGTGGTCATGCGCGTCTACTTCGAGAAGCCCCGCACCACCATCGGATGGAAGGGTCTGATCAGCGATCCGCATCTCGATGACAGCGGCGACCTGGCCACCGGAATCCGCACGGCGCGCAGGCTCCTCCTGGACGTGGCCGCCCTCGGGCTCCCAGCAGCCACCGAGTTTCTGGAGCCGGTGGTCCCGCAGTACATCGCGGAGTTGGTGTCGTGGGCCGCCATCGGTGCACGCACCACCGAATCGCCGACCCACCGACAGCTCGCCTCCGGGCTCTCGATGCCGGTCGGCTTCAAGAACGGGACGGACGGCAGCTTGCAGATCGCTCTGGACGCGATGGTGGCCGCCAGCTACCCGCATCACTTCCTGGGGGTCGACCACGAGGGACGCATCGCCGTGATCGAGACCACGGGCAACCCGGACCGCCACCTGATCCTGCGCGGAGGCAACCGACCCAACTACGACGCCGGATCCATTGCGGACGCGGTGACGGCGCTCCGCGACCGCTCCCTGCCCGACGTGATCCTGATCGACTGCGCCCACGGCAACTCACGCAAGAACGCGCGCAAGCAAGCGGCCATTGCCACCGAGCTGGCGGACCGCCGGGCGGGCGGGGAGACGGCCATCCTGGGGTGGATGGTGGAGAGCTACCTGCAGGAGGGCCGTCAGGACCTGGGAAAGGACCCCACGCAACGCGTGCGAGGGCTGTCGCTCACCGATCCCTGCCTGGGCTGGACGGAGACCGAGATCATGCTGCGCGAAACCGCGGCGCGGCTCCGCGCCGGCCGAGCAGCACCGTCCCTCTGACGCGAATCAGCCCTTGGCGCGCACGCGACGCCACCATTCGGCGGGGGTGACTCGCTCTCCCCTGCCCGTCCACCGATCGAGCTTGAGCATCCATCCCCGGAGCGGCGTCCGCAGCAGACGGGCCCACAGCCGGTTGTACCAACGTCGATAGTCTCGGTTGTAGGGGCAGACGCGCACGCAGATGGAGCAGTCCGTGTTCTGGTTGGCCCAGAAGGTGAAGCACTTCACGCCGTCGACCGACCATTTGCGCACACCGCGCAGATTGGACTCGTTGTGCCGCTCCGCCGTGGGCTCCCCGCCAGGAATGGCCTTGGACGGGCAGGCGTCCACGCACGCGCGGCACCGCTGACACGTCTGCCGCACCCCGAAGCTGCGAGGCCGGTCGAAGCGCAGAGGCAGTGTGGTGAAGACCTTCCCCAGCCGTACCCGCGGTCCGAACTCCGGAGTGATGAGCAGCCCGTTCTTGCCGTATTCGCCCAGGCCGGCCTGGATCGCATAGGGAATGGCCAGGGCAGTGTCGTTCATGCTGGCCACCGCGTCATAGCCGAGATTGCGAATGAACTGCGCCAGCGACAGCAGCACGACCGTGTCGCGCGCGTACCCGACGCCAGTTGCCGTACCCGAGAGGGCCGAAGGAACCGTGCGCAGAAGGTCGTAGTCCATGGCCTGCGCGATCACGATGACCGCCGTGACGTCGCCCGGCAGGTCGATGGGCTTCTCCCCGTCGGAGGCGCGGCTGTAGGAGGAGTGATAGACCCAGCGCGGATCGTAGGGCGCGATGCCCACCAGATCCGCTCCGTAGACGCGGGCCGCCTGCTTCACCTCGCGGGTGAGCGCGTCCACGTCCTCCACCTCCAGCCGCACGCCTGGGCCCTCACGGTGCACGCTGAAGGAATCCAGGAATCCTTCCCGGCGGTCCTCCGACTCCTTCAGCTCCGCAAAGATGTCGGGCACGTGCCAGGCGGCGTTACGCAGCGCGTAGTCACGCTGGGTGTAGCCGTCGACCGCGCGCCAGCTTTGTAGCGGGGTCCGGTAGGTCTCGTAGAAGCGCGCCGTGCGCGGGGATTGAACCGTAGGGTCCCAGAAGGAGCGGGAGAACACGTCCATGCGCTGGGGAAAGCGTTCGAACTCGGGCAGGATGTCGAAGCCGGCCTCGAGGTCCCGGGTGCTGTCCGGACCGGACGGAGGCGAACCCGTTGGGCCCACCGGCGGATGGCGAACGACGTCGTCGGTCGGAAGGTCTTGGCTGGACACGGGAAGAACCTGGCCATCCCTGGCGGCACCCCACAAGCCTCGGATGGCCTGCGCGTGCGCGCCGCCCGCGCCCCCTCTATCATGGACCACCCACAGGAGTCCGGCCACCGCCGGAACGATCAGGAGTCGCACCGATGTCGTTTGTCCGCGTTGCCATCCTCGCAGGGCTCACGCTGAGCGCGGCCGCGCCCACGCCGCTTCGTGCCCAAACCACACCCACCGAGATGCAGGCAGCGTCTCGTGTGCTCGAGCAGATCGAAGCGCTGCAGAAGCGGATCGACCCCACCGGGCAAGCCAGCCGCATGGTGGGGCGCTCCGATCGGCTTCGCGACGGCGTCATGAATGGCGCGGGCGCGTGGTGGGACCGGGAGATGCAGGCGCTCTCCGACCACATCGGTCGCACTCCCGAGGTGGGTTGGAACGAGCATGCCGCCGTCGACACCCTCGTCAAGGTGCTCCGCGCACGAGGCTTCACGGTCGAGGTGGGCGTGGCCGGCCTGGAGACAGCCTTCGCGGCCACCTGGGACTCCCCGGGTGGGACCGACGGCCCCACCCTGGGCCTGATCGGGGAATACGACGCGCTGCGCGACATCGACGGCCCCTTCCACGGAGATCAGCACAACGCCCAGTCGCCCGTGGCCCTGTCCGCCGCCTTCGCGCTGCAGGACTTCATGACGGAACGCCGGACCCCGGGACGCATCAAGGTGTTCGGCACCCCGGCCGAGGAGGTAGGCCCGCCCGCCAAGACCATCATGTACGAGGCGGGCGTCTTCGACGGCACTGACCTGTTGGTGCGAAGCCACTCTTCCACCGAGACCGCTCGGGCCCGCGCCGGCTTCGGGGTCTGCTGCCTCAACATCAACGAGGTGAAGTACACGTTCACCGGGCGTCCGGCCCACCAGTTGACGTCCTGGAACGGGCGCAACGCGCTCGAAGCCGCAGTCCGCTTCTACACCGCGGTCGACGGACTGCGCTCGACCTTCCGGCCGGAGGCATCCATTCAGGGTGTGATCCCCGAAGGAGGCGTCGCGCCCAATGTGGTGCCGGCCCGGGCCGTGGTGGACTACTACATCCGCTATCCCGACGAGGTCTACCTCGAGCACATCACGCGCATGATGGACGACGCCGCGCGCGGCGCCGCGCTCGCGACCGGCACGGAAGTGACCATCGATCGCTACGGCGAATACCGGGACGGCGTGACCTTGGGCTCCCTGGAAGAGCTCTATTGGGCCTACGCCAGCAAGCTCGGGGCTCCGGAGATGAACGAGGTGCCGCAGCGACCCGCAGGCTATGAAGAGACCGGCTTCCTGACCCGCGACATCCCCGGCATCGGTGTCAGCGTGTTCAGCTCGCGTGGTACCTACCACACCAAGGAGATGGAGGCGGATGCCTTCACCGACGTCGGACACGGTGGGTTCCGCATGGACGCGCAGATCATGGCCGGCATCGTCTACGACTATCTCACCAACGAAGCCTTCCGCACCCGCGTGGCGGAGGAGCATGCCGAGCTCAAGGGTCTGCTCGCCGAGTACCATCGACGTTTGCGCGAAGTCTACGCGCCGGAGACCGGCCCCGTGTCGGACGCCAACCCATGACCGCGCACCGCGCCCTCGGGGCGCTTCT is drawn from Gemmatimonadota bacterium and contains these coding sequences:
- a CDS encoding M56 family metallopeptidase, which translates into the protein MTTTMFMMTSIGIGAVLGVLAWLAERGLRAEGRPGRWAWVAAMALTVAIPFLPRLMPTPDVREAAAALPATALSAERLASLLEGVSSNGIAIWTERVFAALWVGSSVVALLVALVAVARLWRARRHWAEAEIQERRVRLSRRFGPAVVGLVRPDIVLPRSALDLHAQELALVLEHEQQHVRARDPWLLALATVMIIALPWNVALVWQALRLRRAVELDCDQRVLARGAGRRSYADLLVRMAADTPSFPFAFAALSERRSFLRDRLEAMRSGANAMGGYTRVALVVAITAGLVGIFAFAPRFVTVEFSGHRHRLERLKIDTELASQAALEARERAFMEQARAKAALEESLARVQESMGRIELTQERMSERQLRLLQDKLEAQREMLRAQEERLRVEQERLDRLQVELEGRLREADGVDGSEPVARFRFRERVQPRVRLAPDELKLPGIGARFDTEGRPFLYEARESDPRLEFPLPVSTPRTAPSS
- a CDS encoding reductive dehalogenase domain-containing protein translates to MRLLIVPAVAGLLWVVHDRGGAGGAHAQAIRGLWGAARDGQVLPVSSQDLPTDDVVRHPPVGPTGSPPSGPDSTRDLEAGFDILPEFERFPQRMDVFSRSFWDPTVQSPRTARFYETYRTPLQSWRAVDGYTQRDYALRNAAWHVPDIFAELKESEDRREGFLDSFSVHREGPGVRLEVEDVDALTREVKQAARVYGADLVGIAPYDPRWVYHSSYSRASDGEKPIDLPGDVTAVIVIAQAMDYDLLRTVPSALSGTATGVGYARDTVVLLSLAQFIRNLGYDAVASMNDTALAIPYAIQAGLGEYGKNGLLITPEFGPRVRLGKVFTTLPLRFDRPRSFGVRQTCQRCRACVDACPSKAIPGGEPTAERHNESNLRGVRKWSVDGVKCFTFWANQNTDCSICVRVCPYNRDYRRWYNRLWARLLRTPLRGWMLKLDRWTGRGERVTPAEWWRRVRAKG
- a CDS encoding peptidase dimerization domain-containing protein, with the translated sequence MSFVRVAILAGLTLSAAAPTPLRAQTTPTEMQAASRVLEQIEALQKRIDPTGQASRMVGRSDRLRDGVMNGAGAWWDREMQALSDHIGRTPEVGWNEHAAVDTLVKVLRARGFTVEVGVAGLETAFAATWDSPGGTDGPTLGLIGEYDALRDIDGPFHGDQHNAQSPVALSAAFALQDFMTERRTPGRIKVFGTPAEEVGPPAKTIMYEAGVFDGTDLLVRSHSSTETARARAGFGVCCLNINEVKYTFTGRPAHQLTSWNGRNALEAAVRFYTAVDGLRSTFRPEASIQGVIPEGGVAPNVVPARAVVDYYIRYPDEVYLEHITRMMDDAARGAALATGTEVTIDRYGEYRDGVTLGSLEELYWAYASKLGAPEMNEVPQRPAGYEETGFLTRDIPGIGVSVFSSRGTYHTKEMEADAFTDVGHGGFRMDAQIMAGIVYDYLTNEAFRTRVAEEHAELKGLLAEYHRRLREVYAPETGPVSDANP
- a CDS encoding BlaI/MecI/CopY family transcriptional regulator, producing MTEHRPIVFTDRELDVMSVLWRLGSGTVAEVREEMGDVGYTTVLKILQILEEKGHVAHDAEGRAYRYRPLVAPEDAGTRALSRILNKVFHGSLDLMVARLVSDRDLTADEIQKLREIVDDLEPGTPPTDGGGEER
- a CDS encoding YceI family protein, which translates into the protein MWPLLIAALSLQAEPTDSAAPQRFQVLPERSVFAVVTHKTGFAARLAHNHFIVAGDYEAELLFEPDQPLRTSFALTVPVADLRPDDAGDRERWGDRVAALEIEDDLGTPGEDDRAKIREAMLSEKQLDVDRFPEITVRLMALQEKDQTVAGEPFPWAAEIALTVRGRTVQRSVPLRWSYDGTVLSVEGAGRFTFEEFGIEPYSAALGSVRNRNEFDIYLNLEALR
- a CDS encoding prephenate dehydrogenase/arogenate dehydrogenase family protein; amino-acid sequence: MRAPVTLVGYGRFGRALAGLLLEAGNEVVALDPEAEIPAGLVPGEGRVPFAPGCTVFLCVPVISFGEVLRGLRPRLDGADLVIDVSSVRTPMEAAMAETLGRAVSWVGTHPLFGPSSIALGERPLRVVVCPNPLHPDAASKAAALYRSLGCEVIEEETEAHDRGMAYTHALAFFLAKGMLDIEAVERSRFVPPSFRAMLRTIDSVRSDAGHLFYAIERMNPFADEARAELLDALARLHDELAATDPATYRTAGGFAIPDLGQAAPELRETRDLIDELDRELIRMLARRAELARRAGRIKGGRSLPVRDPARERSLLDARRTWAESEQLDPGAVARIFEAVLSLARGVQTPGADAS
- a CDS encoding polysaccharide deacetylase → MKRWTLAVALTALSGGCAPAPGGPAQAATTQGQEGRRLGYEWSEEEVWDAVNAVRAGRDLNPPNWPGGARVAVLLSFDVDNETVQGIRTGDPTIGSLSQGEYGARVALPRIVDLLDRHQIPASFFIPAWSMRVSPQMKDVIQRSGRHEIAIHGWIHELNTTLDAPTEERLLQQAIDYYTELLGERPLGYRAPSWNFSPNTLSILRKLGFLYDSSLMADERPYELVERGEATGLVELPVEWILDDAPLSNPRGNAYAPPRDLMQIWIDEFDKAYEEGTTFTLTMHPHISGHRSRIVALEGLIEHIRSKPGVWWGTHRQAVEWAKQQAGME
- a CDS encoding 3-deoxy-7-phosphoheptulonate synthase, which gives rise to MAFKIRDEHVRGAQPLPSPAQLASELPVPEAVETHIAASRACVRALLSGDDPRALVVVGPCSVDDPDSALEYAHRLRKVADDVADALFVVMRVYFEKPRTTIGWKGLISDPHLDDSGDLATGIRTARRLLLDVAALGLPAATEFLEPVVPQYIAELVSWAAIGARTTESPTHRQLASGLSMPVGFKNGTDGSLQIALDAMVAASYPHHFLGVDHEGRIAVIETTGNPDRHLILRGGNRPNYDAGSIADAVTALRDRSLPDVILIDCAHGNSRKNARKQAAIATELADRRAGGETAILGWMVESYLQEGRQDLGKDPTQRVRGLSLTDPCLGWTETEIMLRETAARLRAGRAAPSL